In Legionella cardiaca, a genomic segment contains:
- the rplC gene encoding 50S ribosomal protein L3: MTIGLLGRKIGMTRVFTEDGISIPVSVIEVVPNRVSQIKTMDADGYTAVQLTGGAKKSSHVNKPLAGHFAKVEIEAGDMMCEFRVDSIDSFTAGQVISVHDIFNEGELVDVAATTKGKGFAGGVKRHNFRTQDATHGNSRSHRVLGSIGQNQTPGRVFKGKKMAGHLGNVRCTTQNLEVVRVDKERNLLLIKGAIPGCPGARVEVKPAVKKKGSK, encoded by the coding sequence ATGACGATTGGGTTATTAGGCCGTAAAATCGGTATGACACGGGTATTTACAGAGGATGGTATATCTATACCGGTTTCTGTGATTGAGGTGGTCCCTAACCGTGTATCTCAAATTAAGACGATGGATGCTGATGGTTATACAGCCGTACAGCTAACTGGTGGTGCGAAGAAGTCAAGCCATGTGAATAAACCACTTGCAGGGCATTTTGCCAAAGTGGAAATTGAAGCTGGCGATATGATGTGTGAGTTTCGTGTTGATTCAATCGACTCATTCACTGCAGGGCAAGTAATTTCTGTTCATGATATATTTAATGAAGGTGAATTAGTTGACGTGGCAGCAACTACAAAAGGTAAAGGGTTTGCAGGGGGCGTAAAACGTCACAATTTCCGTACTCAAGATGCTACCCATGGTAACTCACGTTCTCACCGTGTCCTTGGATCAATCGGGCAAAACCAAACTCCTGGTCGTGTATTTAAGGGTAAAAAAATGGCCGGACATTTGGGTAATGTACGTTGTACTACTCAAAACCTGGAAGTAGTTCGCGTTGATAAAGAACGTAATTTGCTTTTAATTAAAGGTGCTATTCCTGGCTGCCCTGGGGCAAGAGTTGAAGTAAAGCCCGCCGTTAAGAAGAAGGGGAGCAAATAA
- the rplV gene encoding 50S ribosomal protein L22: MEVTAKLRNAPLSAQKGRLIADMIRKMNVSNAIDVLKFTPKKGAGLMLKLLESAIANAENNNGADIDELKVGVVCVDEAATLKRISPRAKGRANRICKRTCHITIKVSDEE, translated from the coding sequence ATGGAAGTAACAGCAAAATTAAGAAATGCACCGCTTTCTGCTCAAAAGGGCAGATTGATCGCTGATATGATTCGTAAGATGAATGTTTCTAACGCTATTGACGTTTTGAAATTTACTCCCAAGAAGGGTGCTGGTCTAATGCTAAAATTATTGGAATCTGCTATTGCTAATGCAGAAAACAATAATGGTGCTGATATCGATGAATTGAAAGTGGGTGTGGTTTGTGTAGATGAGGCAGCAACTTTAAAAAGAATTAGTCCACGTGCTAAAGGTCGTGCTAATCGCATCTGTAAGCGTACTTGCCACATCACAATTAAAGTATCTGACGAGGAATAG
- the rpsC gene encoding 30S ribosomal protein S3, which translates to MGQKVNPIGIRLGIVQDWNSKWYASKNYAQLLNQDINLRKYLKKKLMAAAVSKIRIERPASNAVVTIQTARPGVIIGKKGGGIEALRSEIASKLGVPVHLNIEEVRKPELDSTLVAEGIAQQLEQRVMFRRAMKRAVTSAMKAGAKGIKICVSGRLGGAEIARSEWYREGRVPLHTFRADVDYGTAEAKTTYGIIGVKVWIFKGEILPQKNRNAESGK; encoded by the coding sequence ATGGGACAGAAAGTAAACCCTATAGGTATCAGATTAGGCATCGTTCAAGATTGGAATTCCAAGTGGTATGCTAGTAAAAACTATGCTCAACTTCTCAATCAGGATATTAATCTTCGAAAATATTTGAAGAAAAAGCTCATGGCTGCTGCTGTGAGTAAAATCCGTATTGAACGTCCTGCCAGTAATGCAGTGGTTACTATTCAAACTGCTAGACCAGGTGTGATCATTGGTAAAAAAGGCGGCGGTATTGAAGCCTTAAGAAGTGAAATCGCATCTAAATTAGGTGTTCCAGTTCACTTAAATATCGAAGAAGTTCGTAAGCCTGAGCTGGATTCAACTTTGGTTGCTGAAGGTATTGCTCAACAATTAGAGCAGCGCGTAATGTTTAGACGTGCAATGAAAAGAGCTGTGACTTCTGCAATGAAGGCCGGTGCAAAGGGAATTAAAATTTGCGTAAGCGGCCGATTAGGCGGTGCTGAAATTGCTCGTAGTGAATGGTACCGCGAAGGACGGGTTCCTCTACATACTTTCCGTGCCGATGTTGATTATGGTACTGCTGAAGCCAAGACCACTTATGGAATCATAGGTGTTAAAGTATGGATCTTCAAAGGAGAAATTCTCCCACAGAAGAATCGTAATGCAGAAAGCGGTAAGTAA
- the rplN gene encoding 50S ribosomal protein L14, which yields MIQMQTVLDVADNSGARKVMCIKVLGGSHRRYARVGDVIKVSIKDAIPRSKVKKGAVMRAVVVRTSQGVRRDDGSLIRFDGNAAVLLNNQNEPIGTRIFGPVTRELRERFMKIISLAAEVL from the coding sequence ATGATACAAATGCAGACTGTGCTCGATGTTGCAGACAACAGCGGAGCACGTAAAGTGATGTGTATCAAAGTGCTTGGTGGTTCACACAGACGCTACGCTCGTGTCGGTGATGTAATTAAAGTAAGCATTAAAGATGCAATACCACGTAGCAAAGTAAAAAAAGGTGCGGTAATGAGAGCCGTTGTGGTAAGAACTAGTCAAGGTGTACGCCGAGATGATGGTTCACTTATTCGCTTCGATGGCAATGCTGCGGTACTTTTAAATAACCAAAATGAGCCTATAGGTACACGTATATTTGGACCTGTAACTCGTGAGCTAAGAGAGCGGTTTATGAAAATCATTTCTCTGGCTGCTGAAGTATTGTGA
- the rplD gene encoding 50S ribosomal protein L4, with protein MELKTKDTNAQVKVNEEVFGYVYNEGLIHQAVVTFMNNARSGNSAQKTRSEVRGGGKKPWRQKGTGRARAGTIRSPIWRSGGVTFASKKRDYSQKINKKMYKRALRSIISELHRTGNLVVVSDFQCESHKTKDFIKKMNELDLQNALIVMHEVGEHEYLASRNLVQFDICDVTSLDPVSLLRFEKVLMTEGAVKSLEEQLQ; from the coding sequence ATGGAACTTAAGACTAAAGACACCAATGCCCAAGTCAAAGTAAACGAAGAAGTATTTGGCTATGTTTACAATGAGGGACTAATTCATCAAGCGGTTGTTACCTTTATGAATAATGCCCGTAGTGGTAATAGTGCGCAAAAAACCCGTTCTGAAGTTAGAGGTGGTGGAAAAAAACCATGGCGTCAAAAAGGGACTGGTAGAGCAAGAGCTGGTACTATCCGCAGCCCAATTTGGCGTTCTGGTGGTGTGACTTTTGCTTCGAAGAAGCGCGATTATAGCCAAAAGATTAACAAAAAAATGTACAAACGTGCATTGCGTAGTATAATCTCCGAACTTCATCGTACTGGTAACCTTGTTGTTGTAAGTGATTTTCAATGCGAATCACATAAGACAAAAGATTTTATTAAAAAGATGAATGAGTTAGATTTGCAAAACGCTTTAATCGTTATGCATGAAGTAGGCGAACATGAGTACCTTGCTTCACGTAATTTAGTTCAATTTGATATTTGCGATGTTACGTCACTGGATCCAGTCAGTCTACTTCGTTTTGAAAAAGTACTGATGACAGAAGGTGCTGTTAAGAGTTTAGAGGAGCAGTTACAATGA
- the rplB gene encoding 50S ribosomal protein L2 produces the protein MALLKSKPTSPGKRGEIRVVHHNIHKGQPYAGLVEKLNKTGGRNNQGRITVRHIGGGVRSKYRIIDFKRNKDGIEARVERLEYDPNRSALIALIVYKDGERRYIIAPTGLEAGDIIVSGEDSPISNGNCLPLRNIPVGTTIHCVELKPGKGAQMLRSAGCSGQIVAKEGTYATLKLRSGEMRKVLSSCRAVIGEVSNSEHSLRALGKAGAKRWRGIRPTVRGVAMNPVDHPHGGGEGRTSGGRHPVTPWGIPTKGYKTRSNKRTDRFIVRRRKKK, from the coding sequence ATGGCATTATTAAAATCTAAACCAACTTCACCTGGGAAACGTGGTGAAATTCGAGTCGTCCATCATAATATCCATAAGGGACAGCCCTATGCTGGTCTTGTTGAGAAATTAAATAAAACTGGCGGGCGAAACAATCAAGGCCGAATCACTGTTCGTCATATCGGTGGTGGTGTTCGTTCAAAATACCGTATAATTGATTTCAAAAGGAACAAAGATGGTATTGAAGCAAGAGTAGAAAGATTGGAATACGATCCAAATCGTTCAGCTTTAATTGCTTTAATTGTTTACAAAGATGGCGAACGACGTTACATTATTGCACCCACCGGATTGGAGGCGGGTGATATCATTGTTAGTGGAGAAGACTCTCCTATCAGTAATGGTAACTGTTTACCGCTGAGAAACATTCCAGTTGGTACTACGATTCATTGTGTTGAGCTAAAACCTGGTAAAGGCGCTCAAATGTTAAGAAGTGCTGGTTGTAGCGGTCAAATCGTTGCTAAAGAAGGCACCTATGCAACATTAAAGCTGCGTTCTGGTGAAATGCGCAAAGTTTTAAGTTCTTGTAGAGCTGTTATTGGCGAAGTAAGCAACAGTGAACATAGTTTGCGTGCTCTTGGTAAGGCTGGTGCAAAACGTTGGCGGGGAATAAGGCCCACTGTTCGCGGTGTTGCTATGAACCCTGTAGACCATCCACATGGTGGAGGTGAAGGTCGTACATCAGGTGGCCGTCATCCGGTAACTCCGTGGGGTATTCCCACTAAAGGGTACAAAACGCGCAGTAATAAACGTACTGATCGTTTTATCGTCAGAAGACGTAAGAAGAAATAA
- the tuf gene encoding elongation factor Tu, translating to MAKEKFERKKPHVNVGTIGHVDHGKTTLTAAITTIMAKKYGGTAKAYDQIDAAPEERERGITISTAHVEYESANRHYAHVDCPGHADYVKNMITGAAQMDGAILVVSAADGPMPQTREHILLSRQVGVPYIVVFMNKADMVDDPELLELVEMEVRDLLSSYEFPGDDIPIVVGSALKALEGDTSEIGVPAIEKLVETMDSYIPEPVRNIDKSFLLPIEDVFSISGRGTVVTGRVESGIVKVGEEVEIVGIRDTQKTTCTGVEMFRKLLDEGRAGDNVGVLLRGTKRDEVERGQVLAKPGTIKPHTKFEAEVYVLSKDEGGRHTPFFNGYRPQFYFRTTDVTGSCELPSGIEMVMPGDNVQMTVSLHSPIAMDEGLRFAIREGGRTVGAGVVAKIIE from the coding sequence ATGGCGAAGGAAAAATTTGAGCGTAAAAAGCCGCACGTAAACGTGGGAACGATTGGTCACGTTGACCATGGTAAGACCACATTAACTGCAGCGATTACTACGATAATGGCAAAGAAATACGGTGGAACAGCGAAGGCGTATGATCAAATTGACGCTGCGCCCGAAGAGCGTGAGCGTGGTATTACGATATCGACTGCGCACGTTGAATATGAATCAGCAAACCGTCACTATGCCCACGTAGATTGCCCAGGTCATGCTGACTATGTTAAGAACATGATTACTGGTGCAGCTCAAATGGACGGAGCTATTCTGGTTGTGTCAGCAGCGGATGGTCCGATGCCCCAGACACGTGAACACATTCTGCTATCCCGCCAGGTTGGGGTACCTTACATTGTAGTGTTCATGAACAAAGCAGACATGGTAGATGACCCTGAATTGTTAGAATTAGTAGAGATGGAAGTTCGGGACTTGTTAAGCAGCTACGAATTTCCAGGCGATGATATTCCGATTGTTGTTGGTTCAGCATTGAAAGCATTGGAAGGGGACACGAGTGAAATCGGTGTGCCTGCTATCGAGAAATTGGTAGAGACGATGGATTCCTATATACCTGAGCCAGTAAGAAACATCGATAAGAGCTTCTTATTACCGATTGAAGATGTATTCTCAATCTCTGGACGCGGAACAGTAGTAACTGGTCGTGTTGAGAGTGGAATTGTTAAAGTTGGTGAGGAAGTTGAAATTGTAGGTATCCGTGATACTCAGAAGACAACTTGCACAGGCGTTGAAATGTTCCGTAAGCTTCTTGACGAAGGACGTGCGGGCGATAACGTCGGTGTGTTGCTACGAGGAACGAAGCGAGATGAAGTTGAGCGCGGCCAGGTATTGGCTAAGCCAGGTACAATCAAGCCTCATACCAAGTTTGAAGCCGAAGTATATGTTCTGTCAAAAGATGAAGGTGGTCGACATACTCCATTTTTTAATGGTTACCGTCCCCAGTTTTACTTCAGAACGACTGACGTGACTGGTTCATGTGAATTACCAAGCGGTATAGAAATGGTAATGCCAGGTGATAACGTCCAAATGACAGTTAGCTTGCATTCACCCATTGCTATGGACGAGGGATTGCGTTTCGCAATTCGTGAAGGTGGCCGCACAGTTGGTGCCGGTGTTGTCGCAAAAATCATTGAGTGA
- the rpmC gene encoding 50S ribosomal protein L29, protein MKDIKELRELTADELQTELLSLRKEQFNLRMKKANGTLDKSHFITRVRKAIARVKTVMTEKVGKRHVK, encoded by the coding sequence ATGAAAGACATTAAAGAGTTAAGAGAATTAACAGCTGATGAATTGCAAACCGAGCTACTCTCCTTACGTAAAGAACAATTTAACTTGCGCATGAAAAAGGCGAATGGCACTTTAGATAAATCTCATTTTATTACTAGAGTTAGAAAAGCTATTGCTCGAGTTAAAACAGTTATGACTGAGAAGGTAGGAAAGCGTCATGTCAAATAG
- the rpsJ gene encoding 30S ribosomal protein S10 translates to MSNNQNIKIRLKSFDHRLIDSSIREIVETAKRTGAQLRGPIPLPIKKEKFTVLISPHVNKDARDQYELRTHKRLVVIVHPTEKTVDALMKLDLAAGVDVQISLDDE, encoded by the coding sequence ATGAGCAACAATCAAAATATTAAAATACGTCTTAAATCTTTTGACCATCGGCTAATTGACTCGTCAATTCGTGAGATTGTTGAAACAGCAAAACGTACTGGGGCACAATTACGTGGTCCAATACCTTTGCCCATTAAGAAAGAGAAATTTACTGTATTAATTTCGCCTCATGTGAATAAAGATGCGCGAGATCAATATGAATTACGTACTCATAAACGCCTGGTTGTTATTGTGCATCCTACAGAAAAAACTGTGGATGCACTCATGAAGCTTGATCTGGCTGCAGGAGTCGATGTACAGATTAGCCTTGATGACGAATAA
- the rpsN gene encoding 30S ribosomal protein S14 yields the protein MAKKSMLARENKRAKLVAKYEARRKELKVLIKSSSDFEAIMDAQAKLAKLPINSNPVRHSTRCQQCGRPHAVYRKFGLCRICLRQQLMTGNVTGGRKSSW from the coding sequence GTGGCTAAAAAATCAATGCTCGCTCGCGAGAACAAGAGAGCTAAACTTGTCGCAAAATATGAAGCGCGCAGGAAAGAACTGAAAGTTTTAATTAAATCGTCAAGTGATTTTGAAGCGATAATGGATGCACAAGCTAAGTTAGCTAAACTTCCAATCAATTCTAATCCAGTGCGACATAGCACACGTTGCCAGCAATGTGGGCGTCCGCATGCTGTTTATCGTAAATTCGGCCTTTGCAGAATTTGTCTAAGACAGCAGCTAATGACCGGTAATGTTACTGGTGGTCGCAAATCCAGCTGGTAA
- the rplE gene encoding 50S ribosomal protein L5, protein MARLKDIYKKDIVPMMVKRFGYKSIMEVPKILKITLNMGVGEAVGDKKIMNHAVEDMTLIAGQKPVITKAKKSLAGFKIREGWPIGCKVTLRRERMYEFLDRLITIALPRVRDFRGLNPKSFDGTGNYSMGIHEQLVFPEIDFDKTDGIRGLDICITTSAKTNEEAKALLEAFNLPLKDRDKH, encoded by the coding sequence ATGGCTAGACTTAAAGATATTTATAAAAAAGATATAGTGCCAATGATGGTAAAACGTTTTGGCTACAAAAGTATTATGGAAGTCCCCAAAATTTTAAAGATTACTTTGAATATGGGGGTGGGTGAAGCAGTCGGTGATAAAAAGATTATGAATCATGCTGTTGAAGACATGACATTAATCGCTGGGCAAAAGCCAGTTATCACGAAAGCTAAAAAATCTTTAGCGGGTTTTAAAATTCGTGAAGGTTGGCCAATTGGATGTAAAGTTACATTAAGACGTGAACGTATGTATGAGTTTCTTGATCGTCTTATTACAATTGCTCTTCCTCGCGTGCGTGATTTTCGTGGTTTAAACCCAAAATCTTTTGACGGAACTGGTAACTATAGCATGGGAATCCATGAACAATTGGTTTTTCCCGAAATAGATTTTGATAAAACTGATGGTATTCGTGGTTTGGATATTTGTATAACTACTAGTGCCAAAACTAATGAAGAAGCGAAGGCCTTGTTAGAAGCGTTCAACCTGCCTTTGAAAGACAGAGATAAACACTAG
- the rpsQ gene encoding 30S ribosomal protein S17: MSNSETNARTIVGKIVSDKMQKTVVVMVERTVKHPKYGKIMKRRTKLHAHDENQIGKIGNIVRIRESRPLSKMKSWVLVEVIS; the protein is encoded by the coding sequence ATGTCAAATAGTGAAACAAATGCTAGAACCATAGTTGGGAAAATTGTTAGTGACAAAATGCAAAAGACTGTTGTTGTTATGGTTGAGCGTACTGTGAAACATCCCAAATATGGAAAAATCATGAAGCGTCGAACCAAGCTTCACGCGCATGATGAAAATCAAATTGGTAAAATTGGAAATATAGTAAGAATTCGCGAATCTCGACCACTCTCTAAAATGAAAAGTTGGGTACTAGTAGAAGTAATTTCCTAA
- the rplP gene encoding 50S ribosomal protein L16 — protein MLQPKRTKYRKQMKGRNRGLAQRGSTVSFGEFGLKAVERGRLTARQIEAARRAMTRHIKRGGKIWIRVFPDKPITQKPLEVRQGKGKGSVEYWVAQIQPGKILFEMEGVSRELAMEAFDLAKAKLPFKVIFEERKVM, from the coding sequence ATGTTACAGCCTAAACGTACGAAATATCGTAAGCAAATGAAGGGCCGAAACCGAGGTTTGGCTCAGAGAGGTTCTACAGTAAGTTTTGGTGAGTTTGGTTTAAAGGCCGTTGAACGAGGCCGTTTAACTGCAAGACAAATCGAAGCAGCACGTCGCGCTATGACTCGTCATATTAAGCGTGGTGGAAAAATCTGGATTAGAGTTTTTCCAGATAAGCCAATTACTCAAAAACCTCTTGAAGTTAGACAAGGTAAAGGTAAGGGTAGCGTTGAATATTGGGTTGCTCAAATTCAACCAGGTAAAATTTTATTCGAGATGGAAGGTGTAAGTAGAGAATTGGCTATGGAAGCATTTGATTTAGCCAAGGCAAAACTACCCTTCAAAGTAATATTTGAAGAGCGCAAGGTGATGTGA
- the fusA gene encoding elongation factor G encodes MTTPLELYRNIGIAAHVDAGKTTTTERVLFYTGMSHKIGEVHDGAATMDWMVQEQERGITITSAATTCYWSGMDKNYQRHRINIIDTPGHVDFMIEVERSLRVLDGAVVVFDSVSGVEPQSETVWRQSDKYGVPRIVFVNKMDRMGANFLRVVEQIKKRLGSNPVVLQLPIGAEDSFKGVIDLIKMKAIHWDEESKGMSFEYKDIPEEMLAQCEEYRAMIIEAAAEASEKLMEKYLEGEEFTEQEIKSSLRKRTINNEIVPVFCGSAFKNKGVQAVLDGVVEYLPSPLDIPDIRGVDEDGEEIHRKTSYDEPFSALAFKIATDPFVGTLTYFRAYSGVLKSGDTVYNPVKGKKERIGRLLQMHANSREEIKEVRAGDIAAAVGLKTVTTGDTLCDVDHVVTLERMDFPDPVIAVAVEPRTKADQEKMGIALGKLAQEDPSFRVHTDEESGQTIIQGMGELHLEIIVDRMKREFNVEANVGKPQVAYRETIKTAVEQEGKFVRQSGGRGQYGHVWLKIEPQEPGAGYEFVNAIVGGVIPKEYIPAVDKGVQEQLQNGVLAGYPVVDVKVTLFDGSFHEVDSSEMAFKIAGSQCFKQGALKAKPVLLEPIMQVEVVTPEDYMGDVMGDLNRRRGMVQGMEDSPAGKVVRAEVPLAEMFGYATDLRSATQGRATYSMEFSRYAEAPTNIAEAIIKKQ; translated from the coding sequence GTGACTACTCCACTAGAGCTATATAGAAATATCGGCATTGCCGCCCACGTGGATGCCGGGAAGACAACCACCACTGAGCGTGTGCTTTTCTATACTGGTATGTCACATAAGATCGGTGAAGTACACGACGGTGCTGCAACAATGGACTGGATGGTTCAAGAACAGGAACGTGGGATTACAATTACCTCTGCTGCAACGACTTGCTATTGGTCCGGTATGGATAAAAACTATCAACGTCATCGTATTAATATTATTGATACGCCAGGTCACGTTGATTTTATGATCGAAGTAGAGCGTTCATTGCGCGTACTTGATGGTGCAGTAGTGGTATTTGACTCTGTATCGGGAGTAGAACCACAATCTGAGACAGTATGGCGTCAATCTGACAAATACGGTGTTCCACGAATCGTGTTTGTTAATAAGATGGACAGAATGGGAGCAAATTTCCTGCGCGTGGTTGAACAAATTAAAAAGCGTTTAGGATCTAATCCTGTTGTTTTACAATTGCCTATTGGCGCCGAAGATTCATTTAAAGGGGTCATCGACCTCATTAAAATGAAAGCTATTCATTGGGATGAAGAATCTAAAGGTATGTCATTTGAATACAAAGATATTCCTGAAGAAATGTTGGCGCAATGCGAAGAATATCGAGCCATGATTATTGAAGCTGCTGCTGAAGCATCTGAAAAATTAATGGAAAAGTATCTTGAAGGTGAAGAATTTACCGAACAAGAAATTAAATCTTCTCTTCGTAAGCGTACAATTAATAATGAAATTGTTCCTGTATTCTGCGGTTCTGCATTTAAGAATAAGGGTGTTCAAGCTGTATTAGATGGTGTTGTTGAATACTTACCTTCGCCGCTTGATATTCCAGATATTCGTGGTGTAGATGAAGATGGTGAAGAAATTCACCGTAAAACTTCATACGATGAGCCATTTTCAGCATTGGCATTTAAAATTGCAACAGATCCTTTCGTTGGTACGCTCACCTATTTCCGAGCTTATTCTGGGGTTCTTAAGAGTGGTGATACAGTCTATAACCCAGTTAAAGGCAAAAAAGAGCGTATTGGCCGCTTATTGCAAATGCATGCTAACTCACGTGAAGAAATTAAAGAAGTTAGAGCTGGCGACATTGCTGCTGCAGTCGGTCTTAAAACAGTAACTACAGGGGATACGCTTTGTGATGTTGATCATGTTGTTACTTTAGAACGCATGGATTTCCCAGATCCTGTAATTGCAGTTGCAGTTGAACCTAGAACGAAGGCTGATCAAGAAAAAATGGGTATTGCCTTAGGCAAGCTGGCTCAAGAAGATCCGTCTTTTCGAGTTCACACTGATGAAGAATCTGGACAAACTATTATTCAAGGGATGGGAGAGCTTCACCTGGAAATTATCGTTGATCGGATGAAACGTGAATTTAACGTTGAAGCTAATGTTGGTAAGCCTCAGGTTGCCTACCGGGAAACGATTAAAACCGCTGTTGAACAAGAAGGTAAATTTGTTCGTCAATCAGGTGGTCGTGGACAATACGGTCATGTTTGGTTGAAAATTGAACCTCAGGAACCAGGTGCTGGTTATGAGTTCGTAAATGCTATCGTTGGTGGTGTCATTCCTAAAGAATATATCCCAGCGGTTGATAAGGGTGTACAAGAGCAACTACAAAATGGTGTTCTCGCTGGGTATCCTGTTGTTGATGTTAAGGTGACTTTGTTTGATGGTTCTTTCCACGAAGTCGATTCGAGCGAAATGGCATTTAAGATTGCTGGTTCTCAGTGCTTTAAGCAAGGTGCGTTGAAAGCTAAACCTGTATTACTTGAACCTATAATGCAGGTTGAAGTTGTTACCCCAGAAGATTACATGGGCGATGTAATGGGTGATCTTAACCGCCGAAGAGGTATGGTTCAAGGTATGGAAGACTCTCCTGCTGGAAAAGTAGTTCGGGCAGAAGTTCCTCTTGCTGAAATGTTTGGTTACGCTACCGATCTTCGTTCTGCTACTCAGGGTCGTGCAACATACTCTATGGAGTTTTCAAGATACGCAGAAGCGCCCACCAACATTGCTGAAGCAATTATTAAGAAACAATAA
- the rplX gene encoding 50S ribosomal protein L24, with the protein MKRIRSGDTVIITTGKSKGHIGKVLKVFAESLVVEGGNMIKKHMKPNPQLNQPGGIVSREAPLHVSNVAIYNPVSKKADKVGFKYLEKDGRKHKVRYFKSNDEVIDLV; encoded by the coding sequence ATGAAGCGTATTAGATCAGGTGATACAGTAATCATTACCACTGGCAAGAGTAAAGGTCACATCGGCAAAGTATTGAAGGTTTTTGCTGAAAGTCTCGTGGTTGAAGGTGGCAATATGATTAAAAAACATATGAAGCCAAATCCACAGCTCAATCAGCCAGGTGGAATTGTTTCGCGCGAAGCACCACTGCATGTATCAAATGTTGCCATATATAATCCCGTATCTAAAAAGGCGGATAAAGTAGGGTTCAAATACCTTGAAAAAGATGGTAGAAAGCACAAGGTTCGTTATTTTAAATCAAATGACGAAGTTATTGATCTTGTCTGA
- the rpsS gene encoding 30S ribosomal protein S19: MARSIRKGPFVDHHLIKKVEVAIETKSKKPIKTWSRRSTIVPEMIDLTIAVHNGKDHVPVYITDNMVGHKLGEFAMTRTFKGHSGDRKAKGK, encoded by the coding sequence GTGGCACGTTCTATAAGAAAGGGTCCTTTTGTCGATCATCACCTAATCAAAAAAGTTGAAGTGGCGATCGAAACTAAGTCCAAAAAACCAATTAAAACTTGGTCTCGGCGCTCAACAATTGTACCTGAGATGATTGATCTCACAATTGCAGTACATAATGGTAAAGATCATGTTCCAGTTTATATTACTGACAACATGGTTGGCCATAAACTAGGTGAGTTTGCCATGACTCGTACGTTCAAAGGTCATTCTGGTGACAGAAAGGCCAAAGGCAAGTAA
- the rplW gene encoding 50S ribosomal protein L23, which yields MNAEHILMVLREPHTSEKATVMADKYKQFTFKVLKTATKQEIKQAVEHMFNVKVKSVSVMNVKGKRKRFKQLNGKRSDWKKAFVSLQENYDIDFTVTE from the coding sequence ATGAATGCTGAACATATATTGATGGTTCTGCGTGAACCGCATACCTCTGAAAAAGCAACTGTGATGGCTGACAAGTATAAGCAGTTTACATTTAAAGTATTAAAGACAGCTACTAAGCAAGAGATTAAACAAGCTGTAGAACATATGTTTAATGTCAAAGTAAAATCTGTATCTGTTATGAATGTAAAAGGGAAAAGAAAACGCTTTAAACAATTAAACGGTAAACGTAGTGATTGGAAAAAAGCATTTGTTTCTCTTCAAGAAAATTACGATATCGACTTTACTGTGACTGAATAA
- the rpsG gene encoding 30S ribosomal protein S7 produces MPRRREVPKREILPDPKHHSELLAKFINVLMISGKKSIAEKVIYGALELLNDRVKKTKKSDEEGEEGSTGSAGSVLRYFEQALDNVRPTVEVRSRRVGGATYQVPVEVRTDRSIALGMRWIVQAARSRGEKGMMLRLAGELMDAFENKGSAVKKREDTHKMAKANQAFAHFRWN; encoded by the coding sequence ATGCCAAGAAGAAGAGAAGTCCCCAAACGCGAGATTTTGCCTGATCCTAAGCATCACAGTGAATTGCTCGCTAAGTTTATCAACGTATTGATGATCAGTGGTAAGAAGTCTATTGCTGAAAAAGTCATTTATGGCGCGTTAGAGTTATTAAACGACCGCGTAAAAAAGACTAAGAAAAGCGATGAAGAAGGTGAAGAAGGCAGTACAGGCTCAGCTGGTAGTGTTTTACGCTACTTTGAACAAGCACTTGATAATGTCCGTCCAACTGTTGAGGTAAGATCTCGTCGCGTTGGGGGAGCTACCTACCAAGTTCCTGTTGAAGTACGAACAGATAGAAGTATTGCATTAGGTATGCGTTGGATCGTACAAGCTGCTCGTTCTCGTGGCGAAAAAGGCATGATGCTTCGTCTCGCTGGCGAGTTAATGGATGCGTTTGAGAACAAAGGTTCTGCAGTTAAAAAGCGCGAAGATACTCACAAGATGGCAAAAGCTAACCAAGCGTTTGCGCATTTTAGATGGAACTAA